In Saccharomyces cerevisiae S288C chromosome VIII, complete sequence, a genomic segment contains:
- a CDS encoding uncharacterized protein (hypothetical protein; identified by gene-trapping, microarray-based expression analysis, and genome-wide homology searching), which yields MLAKTGDVVVQKVPVIRLSVFLHFFFVFPFCLLHRLYMGMKQVQEFIMEPKGSVFVVRATLRVSLENAGKIFFNETE from the coding sequence ATGCTGGCGAAAACGGGCGATGTAGTGGTACAGAAGGTGCCGGTTATCCGTTTGTCcgtttttcttcattttttttttgtttttcccTTTTGTCTTTTGCACCGCTTATATATGGGTATGAAACAAGTTCAAGAATTTATAATGGAACCCAAAGGTTCAGTCTTTGTAGTTCGAGCGACATTGCGCGTTTCCTTAGAAAACGCTGGAAAGATATTCTTTAACGAGACGGAGTAA
- a CDS encoding uncharacterized protein (Pseudogenic fragment with similarity to flocculins; identified by gene-trapping, microarray-based expression analysis, and genome-wide homology searching; YHR213W-B has a paralog, YAR064W, that arose from a segmental duplication), producing the protein MLIDFCCSYIAGTHGRERAPSFTGTFVSHVSAENNCRPRRSEITQPCASGTEKKHFAATEKQCTNSLEGSRKDFLSLPLGHSYLFLFCFWRMICSEPKL; encoded by the coding sequence ATGTTGATTGATTTTTGCTGTAGTTATATAGCAGGGACCCACGGAAGAGAGCGAGCGCCTTCTTTCACAGGGACTTTTGTCAGCCACGTCTCCGCGGAAAACAATTGCCGTCCGCGTCGCAGTGAGATTACGCAGCCGTGCGCTTCAGGGACAGAAAAGAAGCATTTCGCGGCTACGGAGAAACAGTGCACTAACTCTCTCGAGGGTAGCCGCAAAGATTTCTTGTCTCTTCCATTAGGACATAgctatctttttcttttctgtttttgGCGTATGATCTGTTCTGAGCCAAAGTTATAG